Proteins encoded together in one Pseudomonadota bacterium window:
- a CDS encoding D-glycerate dehydrogenase codes for MSKAKVIVTRRWPEAVERTLADEYELVLNESDTPMTREQLQAAFAEADAVCPTVSDKITEEVMSPSSLRAKVIGNYGVGFNHIDLEAAKARDLVVTNTPEVLTDCTADTAMTLMLMVARRAGEGERHVRTRAWTGWRPTHMMGAKVTGKVLGLIGFGRIARAMAHKAHFGFGMQIRYCDPYPPAAEVANAYGAIRCDSIDEVMASADFVSLHMPGGGANTGIINAEKLGLMKRGAFLINTARGDVVDEAALTAALRDGVIAGAGLDVYEKEPTVTEALLSMDNVVLLPHLGSATLETREAMGMRVVSNLRAFFAGKAPHDRVA; via the coding sequence ATGTCTAAGGCCAAGGTGATCGTCACGCGGCGCTGGCCCGAAGCGGTCGAGCGGACGCTCGCGGACGAGTATGAGCTGGTGCTAAACGAATCCGACACGCCGATGACGAGGGAGCAGCTGCAGGCCGCGTTCGCCGAGGCCGATGCGGTGTGCCCCACCGTGTCGGACAAGATCACGGAGGAAGTGATGAGTCCGTCGAGCCTCCGCGCAAAGGTGATCGGAAACTACGGCGTGGGCTTCAACCACATCGACTTGGAAGCGGCTAAGGCACGTGACCTGGTGGTGACCAATACGCCCGAGGTGCTAACGGACTGCACCGCTGACACCGCCATGACGCTTATGCTGATGGTCGCCCGACGCGCCGGAGAGGGCGAGCGCCACGTGCGCACGAGGGCGTGGACCGGGTGGCGTCCGACCCACATGATGGGCGCCAAGGTCACGGGCAAGGTCCTAGGTCTGATCGGCTTCGGTCGCATTGCTCGCGCCATGGCGCACAAGGCGCACTTCGGCTTTGGCATGCAGATCCGCTACTGCGATCCCTATCCGCCGGCGGCTGAGGTGGCTAACGCCTACGGCGCCATCCGCTGCGATTCGATCGACGAGGTAATGGCCAGCGCCGACTTCGTGTCGCTGCACATGCCGGGGGGCGGTGCAAACACGGGCATCATCAACGCCGAGAAACTCGGCTTGATGAAGCGCGGCGCGTTCCTGATCAATACGGCCCGCGGGGATGTGGTGGACGAGGCGGCGCTGACGGCGGCCCTGCGTGATGGGGTGATCGCGGGCGCCGGACTCGACGTCTACGAAAAGGAGCCCACCGTCACCGAGGCGTTGCTCAGCATGGACAACGTGGTGTTGCTGCCTCACCTTGGCAGCGCCACCTTGGAGACCCGTGAAGCGATGGGGATGCGCGTGGTCAGTAATCTGCGCGCCTTCTTTGCCGGCAAGGCGCCGCACGACAGGGTGGCATGA